A single window of Venturia canescens isolate UGA chromosome 3, ASM1945775v1, whole genome shotgun sequence DNA harbors:
- the LOC122407692 gene encoding uncharacterized protein, with product MMLQVQQQRANHVCDGVRCPCQRYENGELALVVMNRNRNHGNQDREDSYQNIGRGQQRPAPSPRMNNGLPANPNFLNPQYQNPVDLLRNYNRNGRINEPEENIYERLDNDEDEDGEEEENMNENEDEQRAEGLRNENALNPSLELHNADNHMYERIDNRSWYRGAMNNRPANETHASSNLPSANFWNFIEPSNSNNHYDHPRYVYARTINQSCVNRLGRLGRNCFSSENIAAATSTRRYVYQLGHSRMCQSCTRFPFGHRDVRYACHYCNAFHDRFRYYENGNSASQLGNSRHYIYQVTRSCRCPFCRGDYHYTRFPMNTGRLAESFPRDCQCRNPGNCNCRGRMISSSNSAIYIGRIDRMGLVQTVNNPLYSSPTIYIGRIDRSCASGLSSNSGFSGITGNPSNSGESSSNNSAGLAPVPSVSGASTSQNEAATSGSQRGSTLNSAGTSTTSAVCSIAGNSERQHVCDDSCIRTNSGNLTGVCQFLARNERSECQHGRVSFHWWFVNRWLPPWGSQSQSNDRNQANLEPQQPLQAAPRIDETRERHESDTEESRD from the coding sequence ATGATGTTGCAAGTGCAACAACAGCGGGCGAATCACGTTTGTGATGGAGTTCGATGTCCTTGTCAGAGGTATGAGAATGGCGAATTAGCTCTAGTGGTGATGAATCGTAACAGAAATCACGGCAATCAAGATCGCGAAGATTCGTACCAGAACATCGGACGTGGACAGCAGAGACCAGCCCCATCACCGAGGATGAACAACGGGTTGCCGgcaaatccaaattttttgaatCCTCAGTACCAAAATCCGGTTGATCTTTTAAGAAATTACAATCGTAATGGAAGAATTAACGAACCAGAGGAAAATATTTACGAGAGATTGGACAACGATGAGGACGAAGACGGAGAGGAAGAAGAGAACATGAACGAGAACGAAGACGAACAGCGTGCCGAAGGCTTGAGAAACGAGAACGCTTTAAATCCTTCTTTGGAATTGCACAATGCTGATAACCACATGTACGAAAGAATCGACAATCGTTCGTGGTATCGAGGTGCGATGAACAATCGTCCTGCCAACGAAACGCATGCGTCATCAAATCTACCATCCGCAAATTTCTGGAATTTCATTGAACCCTCCAACTCGAATAATCATTATGATCATCCTCGCTACGTTTACGCGAGAACGATCAATCAATCGTGTGTCAATCGGCTCGGACGCCTCGGTAGAAATTGTTTCTCCAGCGAGAATATTGCTGCTGCCACGAGCACGAGACGTTACGTTTATCAACTTGGCCATAGTCGAATGTGTCAATCCTGCACGAGATTTCCCTTCGGTCATCGCGATGTACGCTATGCCTGTCATTATTGCAATGCCTTTCACGATCGTTTTCGATACTACGAAAACGGCAATTCAGCCAGCCAATTGGGCAATTCTCGACATTACATCTATCAAGTAACGAGGTCTTGTCGATGCCCCTTTTGTCGAGGAGATTATCATTATACAAGGTTCCCCATGAATACCGGACGTCTCGCGGAATCTTTTCCCCGAGATTGTCAGTGTCGCAATCCTGGTAATTGTAATTGTCGAGGGAGAATGATTTCTAGTTCGAATTCAGCGATTTATATTGGCAGGATCGACCGCATGGGTCTCGTTCAAACGGTCAATAATCCACTGTACTCCAGCCCAACCATTTACATCGGCAGAATCGATCGATCATGTGCATCCGGTTTGAGCAGCAATTCCGGATTTTCCGGAATCACTGGAAATCCTTCAAACTCCGGTGAATCCAGTAGTAACAATTCCGCCGGTTTAGCACCGGTCCCGTCGGTTTCTGGTGCTTCTACGTCACAAAACGAAGCTGCCACCTCCGGCAGCCAACGCGGCAGCACTCTCAATTCTGCTGGAACCTCTACAACTTCTGCCGTTTGCTCGATCGCTGGAAATTCCGAGAGACAACACGTTTGCGATGATTCTTGCATCCGTACAAACTCCGGAAATTTGACTGGTGTTTGCCAGTTTTTGGCTCGCAACGAACGCTCCGAATGCCAACATGGACGCGTCTCTTTTCACTGGTGGTTCGTCAATCGGTGGCTTCCACCTTGGGGCTCCCAGAGCCAAAGCAATGACAGAAACCAAGCCAACCTGGAACCGCAGCAACCGTTACAAGCTGCTCCCAGGATAGACGAAACCCGTGAACGTCACGAAAGTGACACCGAGGAATCGCGTGATTAA